atttcttgttcacatggacGAAAAGCGCCAAAATTTTGTCATTAAACAACTGCTTAATCCAAATACTGAAATTCGTTGCACTTAAGAAAGAAGGCTGAATTATTCTGACTGTAACGAACAGAACCTTTATTTAGGTCCTCATATATTTTACGAATGCAacattttaaaaaagaaatgaagcccGTTATCCGTAACTCTGCCCCAAGGAAGGCTATTGTAGTTCACTAAACTCTAACTATATGAGCATCTGAAGAGGACAAACCAAGACGATTGAGTCCACAGGTTAAGTTAAATTGTTACAATCTTCAGGGGGAAGGAGTGATCGAGGGTGGTTAAAATACTTCATAAATATTAGTGGTATATACTAGAGCAGTGCATAACTTTCGTATCACTTTTGGTCGCTTCAAGTGTCTCAATAGGGCAAGTCGACAGAATTGCAGTactgtttttatttattacataacATAGATGTAAACTTGACAGAACGTTGTTTCTTGCGATCTTCTACACCCTTATTTCGCAGAGCGCTTGACGGCCGAACTTAAGAATCTGCTCCCAAAACTTCACAGAGTTCAAAAGGATGGTTTCCTGAGCAAGTTGATATTGCATTGTTGAGACGAGCAGTGCGAGAATAACCCTTGATACGAAAATCAGGAGACGAACGCAGTGCCGATTACCAACTTAGGTTTATTGAAATGGCAGGTAGCACGTTGCGAACAAACATGTgacagaaattgaaaaaaaaagatgacggtAAGAAACAGAAACAGCAAAGCATTGGTCATTCAATGATGCGCATCCAGATATTCTATCTCTGAGGCATGCAACGTGACAGATGGTTTGGTGGCACACTTGGCGGCACAATTCCGAAGAAATGTGTATCGCCAAACGATCTGTCACGTTGCATGCCCCAGAGATGCAGTATCTGGATGGACATCCCCGGGTAACCAGCATTTTGCTCTCCCTTAAATTTGTGGTCTttctccttttctgccacatgtcttttttttacattatgtACATTTCTCCGATTTCAATAAACCTCAGCTGGTAGCCAGCGCAGCGAGGAAACATCATGGAACACGAAAACGCGTCTATAAGGCATTGTGGTTCGACAAAGCGTCACAAGATGCCACTACGAGCGTCCAGTGACCCTGCATTAGGCAAACACCCATTGCGTATACCGGAATACAGGACACGCTAAATCTCCCTAGTGCTGCCTTTTCAGCCGCAGCAATGTTGCCAGGTGTCTAAAGGCGTCAAATGAGGCCAGCAGAAAACGATCGGCATGGGCTGGAGAAGGCGCTGGCAGCTCCGCCTGCCAGCGGCCCTCAAAATCTACCTACCGCTAACCAAAAGCCACGTACCACGCGCAGTTCCCATGATGCAACCCGCGATCTGAACATTTCCCCTGAGTCTACGAATGAAAGCGGGAAGAGAGCGGCGTCGAAGCATGTTACCTTGCGAAGGCTAGCTGCCTAACATCATGCTGTTTCCTAGTCTTTTTTCTTCCTCATGAAGTTGTCACCCTAGAAGAGTCTGCATGCGCGTACCTGCGCTCCTGTGTACTTGGGTATCCGGCTGCTGGCGCGCTCGCGCGCGTGGAACACGGCCACGTGACGGGCGAACGAGACCTTGGGTGTGGCGGCCGAATCGCAGAGCGTCGAAAAGTCCGCGTCCGGTCGGAAGGCGTCCTTGACCCCGAGCGCCGGCAGCGCCTCCTTGAGGTCGACCACGTCGCTCACGCGGAACATGGGCACGCTCACGCTCACTGGACCTGCAATCGCGTGTTGGCACGCCATTGGTACGAcaagacgcccccccccccccccctcccaatctTTGTCACATTTGGGAGATACTGCCACTTCATGAAACGTATGCTCCGTGCTAGCCCCACAACTCACCATTGTTCTCAAGCCTGTCGATGCAACTGAGGATTTGGTGCGCATTCAGTTTTCCCTCCAGGTCTCGCAGGCTGTTTGGCGGGTCTGGCACCAGGATGACCATGGTCTTCTTGTGCTCGCGGTAGGGAATCTCCAACATGCTGGCTCCCAACTCCGCGCTTTCGGCGGTGCGAAAGTGCCCTGTCTGGTTCATCATGCGCACCACCTGCATTGTCGCGAGTACAGTGTCCGTGTACTATGCGGTAGTGTTTTCTACTTTGATATATGCCATCCGATATACTATTCTGTAATATTGTGCGATAACCTTGCGCTATAATTCCTTGTTTTGTGCGATTAGaattatttgcctacttcaggcaATTTGGGTGTATCGATCTATATATCTAGCCACTGACGCCCGCCCAGTGGCCCAAGCGCCCTACAAGCTTGGAACGCTATAGGTATGTTTGTGGTTTTGATATCATCATAGCCTTTGCATCGTCGTGACTCCAGCTTTGTAATCCGAgctttgtcatgccatcatcgttgCATCACTGATGTCAGTCACTCTGCCTcgtgcatttgttgtcataccgcCGTCGGGGTTGTTCTTTCATCGACACTCCTACTTCGTCATCTGATTCTCTTTATACCATCGCCACGCCATCGCACCCATATAGTCGTCGTCTTAGTTTCAAAAAAAATAATTCGTTCTAACGCCGTCGTCGTCAAcccattgtcctcataccatTGTAGAGACATCGCAGTCATTGTGCCGTCGCCATACTATCTTCATCATGCATTCGTCATAACAGCGTGCGTAGTCGTGAATCTCGTCGTGTCTGTCCGCGTCATTGCAAATTTGTTATCCGACTCCCGTCATGTATTCGTCgtagcgccgtcgccgtcatccCATCGCCGTTGTGCCGTCGTGGTCACACTGTAGGTCACACGATCGTCATCACTTTGGAAACGTCACGAGAATGTCGCCATCCaaatgtcgtcatgccatcgtcgtcacatttGCCTTCTTCCTTTCATGGACGTCACTCCGCCTTTGTCATGCTCACACAATCGCGTTGTCATCATTTAATCGTTATTATGCCGCTGCTGTCATGTCATCGTCCTCATTGCTTCGTCGTCATACGCTCTTTGTTATGCACTTGTTGTCATACGGTCAACGTCATTCCGTCGTAGTCATTGCATCATCGTCAGCCTACcttcgtcataccgtcgtcatcacgTGGTCGTCGTAGTACAGTTACCATTATACAGCCATCTTCATGCCATGGTCGCTATGCAGTAGTCCTCACCctcatcatgccgttgtcgtcaggctatatatatatatatatatttcaatatCGCTATCTATTTGTTGTTAGGCCGTCGTCGCCTTACCACCTTGGTCACTGCGTCGTCTTCTCTACATTATCATGCCGACATGGTGATGGCCGATCCTGGTAAGCGAGTATCATAGTGTGTGCCAGAGGCAGTGTATGTCGCattatggacgtcagactctggagttttgcaagacgggtagcgccacctgccggtgcgaagaggcagtaattgagtagtgcgaagcccgactctcttgctaagttgcctatgcagctagcgactgcgaaacaacaaTTTAACTGGATTTTgatccatattgcgagtgttttgcgcatttaacacccagacagagagctatgaatttctacgttagtcggacgcgccgccgaactgtcATAAAGCGCTTCTTGGCTCActtttcagactgatggcggaaacgacagCAACCGcaatagctccgcgcgctacgaagaaacgccgcaatcgacgctactgttgtgttgtaaactgccatgaacgtgaagggcgGAAtgacaacgttcagttttaccgatttccatcgcgatcgtatgaaggggaaaggcgagagcgctggatacgggccgttcaacctgctgggtaatcggattacttgcattccccacaacacagcggcccgcatgagaaagtgcgacagttttgttcttctgtaattgtgttgcgtagccctgacggaggaccgtggtaaccaagcgataACTCAAGAATTTGCaaccgccacttcgttggtaacagaaaaaacaacgttgcgaaccatcctgcttgtGTGCCATCAATATCTCCActttttaacagacgtccgcctccgcttgactcagcAAGTGGAACGGAGATATTTGGCAGGTAAGCCTAACCaagcattttggttcgtttatgaattcaaaatcctgttctagtgcatcgttgtatcgcgagctcatttctactttcggtattttgtatgtcctgcgccgatacaacaagcacgcttcgcaatgtgctgagcctgctcgactgcgtttttcaaatgtgagcaatggagttgctgtaggagcactggacgagtaattgcgaagtaacccgcgtgtgtaaagaaaaaaatgttgcgtttatttacatttatttgtgcgcgcttgttgctcgaagcgtctgcgcgaaacttcaaattaaggtacgagcgatgctgtagctcctgcgagaaagaaagatgcagcgcgtaggcactgtaggaagcttcttTCGTTATGATcacacgctgtttgctgccttggaaaaggctatgaaaggatacTCTCtttaaataattgcgagacaaaacattacaataaaatacataaaaatataggagatacttaagtcgtGTGTTCAGGatatattcaatatgaaccaatttgaaatgcttagatatTTATGCGGATATACCTACAGACAAACCTGacgctctctgtacttgcgagttgcagcacgccgaaataacacttgagactttattttatattgtacacgtactttcaccctgctgagcttcctttccgaagcgtggatgggcggaagaagcctTCCAGGTTTTTTATTTTTAGGAAACCATGCCTCAACAcgaacgaaagagaagggtctatTGTAGCCTATGCACTTTCGCTTGCgcacagctctccttgcactactcagttcgcgccaaggctccgatgggggcgctggtgacggatTTTTctgcagcgccgcctgggcagagtctgaggtctatatcCGAAGCAATAAAATTTTCACAATGATCGCTGCCAAGTGAAAATAAAGGTGCCTTTAGCTATACGGTGGGTCGCTATATTGATCCAATCCTAATCGCACTACGTCGACAGTCGTCTTAAAATGGGTTCTGTCGGACTTTTTTTCTATTCACTAAGAGAACTTCGCCTCACTGGTTTCTGCTATGGGAATTGCTTCTGTATACTTTTCTATACACTTTATGTGTACCCGTTATATGAACAAACGATTGACTGAGTGATTGGTAAAGGTCGCACACCTCAGAAAGTAACCAGAATATGTCTAGTGAACAAGGTTCAAAAATAATGCAACACACGTGCTAGACGATGTGGTTTGGGACACCTCTACAATTTAtgcacctgaggttctttaacgttcacatAACTTTAGACTCACGAGTGATTTAGCATTCCGCCACATTGGAAGGCGGCCTGGTATTCGAACCCATAACTTTTGAGCTCGGCAGTAGAGCGCCATGGCTACTGAAGCACCACGGTGTCTTGAAAAGGGTGACCAGCCTTTGAAGGCACAGACacactatacaaaaaaaaaagattttaccGTTGATTACTGTTTCTTTACTATAAGATGCGCGTAAGCAAGTTGGAACAGGCAACAGGCAGACGTCCCCCTGTAACGTGTTATACTGCATCACTTTCCTGAACCTCTGTTCGAGAAAGTATAAGCTAGAGTAGCGACTCCTGCTCGAAACGCAGAAATCGCCAAGATATTTTAACCTCGTCGCTGTACTTCGTAATTCAATCCGAAAGCCTGCCGTGGAGTGTGATATGCTCACGCGGAGAAGCGTacagcttgctttttttttcattcattataGGCAGTGCGGGGTTGTCTAAAACACAACGGCGAAAACGGTTTTT
The sequence above is drawn from the Dermacentor andersoni chromosome 7, qqDerAnde1_hic_scaffold, whole genome shotgun sequence genome and encodes:
- the LOC126534274 gene encoding serpin B3-like isoform X2, which gives rise to MLEIPYREHKKTMVILVPDPPNSLRDLEGKLNAHQILSCIDRLENNGPVSVSVPMFRVSDVVDLKEALPALGVKDAFRPDADFSTLCDSAATPKVSFARHVAVFHARERASSRIPKYTGAQAAPGTSTPPAADDDGEQQQEEQEKFIVDRPFLFLVMNSEPKAVLLFGSVRKIFAWK